GCATCGAGAACGGCAACGGCGAATCCATGCACTCGGTCGCGACCATTGCGCGCGTGCGCGAGGAAATCGATTCATTCCCCGACCGCTTCGAGACGTTGTTGGGCGAACGCGGCATCAATCTCTCCGGCGGCCAGAAACAGCGTGTGGCCATTGCGCGCGCCATCATCCGCCAGCCCAGCATTCTGATTCTCGACGATGCGCTGTCTTCGGTGGACACCTACACCGAAGATGAAATCCTGCGCGGGTTGCGCGGGGTCATGCGCGAGCGCACCAGCATCATCATTTCGCATCGCGTCTCCACTGTGCGCGACGCCGATCTCATCATTGTGTTGAAAGACGGCGAGATCGTCGAAAAGGGCACGCACGATTTGTTGATCGAAAAAGACGGAATCTATGCGGAGCTGAGCCGTTTGCAGCAATGGGAAGAAGATTTGGAAACATTATAAAATTGGCTGGAGTTGTGGAAAACAGGATCGGTGGAGTCGAAAACAAGCATGTCCGCATTTGAAGAAGATAAACTAACCACGACGTATGACGGCGCCTTGATGCGCCGTTTGTTGAAATATGTCCGGCCGATACGCGGCCGCATGGCGCTGGCCGTGGTGTTGCTTTTGGTCAGCAGCGGCCTGGCCGTGCTCGGGCCGATCTTGTCCAAGATCGCGATCGATCAGCACATCACCAACAAAGATGTGCGAGGTTTGACATTGATCTGCCTGGCTTATCTCGGCATGCTGCTGCTCGGCCTGGCGATCAACTATTACCGCATGGTGATGATGGAACGCATCGGCCAGCGCATCATGTACGATTTGCGCATGCAGATTTTCTCGCATTTACAGCGCCTGCCGCTGGCTTTCTTCAATCGCAATCCCGTCGGACGCTTGATGACGCGCGTCACCAACGACGTCGAATCGCTCAACGACCTGTTTACCTCGGGACTTGTTTCCGTGTTCGGCGACGTGTTCATGCT
This is a stretch of genomic DNA from Cytophagia bacterium CHB2. It encodes these proteins:
- a CDS encoding ABC transporter ATP-binding protein, with translation MSAFEEDKLTTTYDGALMRRLLKYVRPIRGRMALAVVLLLVSSGLAVLGPILSKIAIDQHITNKDVRGLTLICLAYLGMLLLGLAINYYRMVMMERIGQRIMYDLRMQIFSHLQRLPLAFFNRNPVGRLMTRVTNDVESLNDLFTSGLVSVFGDVFMLTGIIIALFKLDWQLTLVTLSTVPLLYAATAIFKKKVRAAERDIRVRIAKINAFLQENITGMTVVQLFNREAKNFKQFDEKNLDYLEAYRKTIFYYAVFYP